Part of the Virgibacillus natechei genome is shown below.
GGTCATTTCCTCTCCCGCCAGATTCCTGCATCATCATCCCCAAAATTACATCGACATATTTCCCTACGTCGTATTGATCCGCGTAATCTTCGACAATTGGGCGATAGTTTTCTACATCTTTACTAATCGCAGGTTGTTCTGCGGTACTTGTTGGCTTTTCATAAGATAATAATGAAATTCCCACAAATAGACTACAAAGAAGAATCGTAATCATTGCTGTCTTTTTTAACGTATCTCTATGTTTTTTCTTCCATTTCATCTCTATCTAATCCTTCTTCCTTTTCATCAAAACAATCAACACACCAACGAACATTCCGAAAATAAGATGTGCGATCATCCAGTAAAGAAATGCAGCAAGATCTGTTATAGCTGGCGTCCTAACGGAGAAAGTAGTCGTTACAAAAAGCAATCCACCTATTAGGAGATTTGCTAAAATATACGGATACATTTTTCTATTCATCTTCCATTTATCAAACACACCGTAAAGAATGATAACTAGTGCTACAGACACCAAAATGTGTAACAGAAATTCAACAAATTCACTCATCTGCCAATCTTGTATAATCGGAAAATAATCCACATTTAATAAAAGTACGTAGACTGGTATATTCATCAGTTGTTCAACAACCTTAAGAAATCCTCCCATTACCACTCCGGAGAAAATCCCGATCGCTGCTAGTTTTACGAATAATTGCATGGATGTCCCACCTATTGTCTTTCCTTGGCAAACAATTCTTTCTCACGCCATTTACCGAATCGATAATATAGATACGCAAATAAACTACTAAATAAGAAACTGCTTCCCATTCCAAGTGCAATCCCCGTTTCACCGAAAAAGTGTGAAAAAAGAGCAGTGAATGGATAACGCAACACCCAGAAAGAGATAATATTTAGCACAAGGACCTGATACATCGCCCCCGCAGCACGAACAATTCCATTAAGTATAAAATTAATTCCGAGAAACGGATAACACAATGCAACAATTTGTAAGTAACGTGTTCCAAATTGAACGGCTTCCTCATCATTAATAAATAACCTAACCCCATGCTCCGCAAACAGAACCACTATAATTCCTATACACAGCATAACAGAAAAATTATATAAGATTCCATATTTAGTAATACTGCTCACTCTCGACCAATTCCGAATTCCAATATTCTGTCCTGCCATACTACTAACAGAAATACCTAAAGCCTGTGCTGGTAGCATGATAAGGCTATCTAAGCGCTGTGCCGCACTGAAGCCTGCAACTACCCCACCCCCAAACGTTGTGACCACCGTCATAATAGCTGCTGATCCTGCAGAGATGACAGCCATTTGCAGCCCAGATGGTATACCGAGGTTTAAAATCAAGCCAACTTCGGATCTTGACGGCAAGCTAGGCATGCTGAATGGAGCTAATTTGTGATATAATACATAAATTAACCCATATAAAAATGCAGTACCTTGCGATATAATTGTTGCATACGCTGCTCCTTCGACACCTAAATTAAGCACAGCAATAAATAAGGGATTCATGACAATATTCATGATGACTGCAAGCAAGACAAAACGTAATGGCGTTTTACTATCTCCAAGTGCACGAAGCACCGTACTAATGAAGTTATAACCAAATAAAAATAGGATGCCTAGAAAGTTTATTTGTAAATAAGACTTCGCTTGATCCATCATACTATCCGGTGTACCCATTAAAGCAAGAAGCTGTTCAGAAAATAGGAAGCCAATCGTTCCAAGTGAAATTGACATAACCGTTAAAATCACCACAAAGGCGTTCAAGTATCGCTTTAAACCTGCTTCGTTGTCCTGACCTTTTTGCTGGGACAATATCGTCAATGCTGCATTATTTAAGCCAATAACAAAGGAAAGCACAGTAAAAATAATCATACTTGAAATCGATACAGCACCTAACGCATCTGCCCCAAGCAAATTACCAACCCATAAACTATCTGCGAATTGGTATGACGTTTGTAAAAGACTTGTAAGCATAACGGGACCAGAAAAAACAATTAACTGCCTCAGTATATTTCCTTCTGTAAAATCATGTTGTTTCTGCAATAATGTCAACCCTTTCTCTTCATTCCAATTCTTCTATTCTATCATCAAATTAATAAATACTCGAATAATTATTATTTAATCTTTCAAATTATTCAAATTATATGATATCATTGGAACATGCTTTTAAACATTTTAAAGGGGATGGTTTTTAATTATGATGAATGCACCATTAACAGTAGGATCAATGCTGGAACATGCCGAGAAGTTTTTCCCGAAAAAACAAGTCATTTCGCAAACCCATGACAAACTCCACTACCTCAACTACAAAGAAATTGGACAACGCACCCGCCGATTGATGAGTGTATTAGATGAGCTTGGCGCACAGAAAGGCGATCGAATTGGCACATTAGCCTGGAATCATCACAGGCATCTCGAAATCTATTTCGGTGCACCTGGAATAGGCGCTGTGTTACACACAATCAATATCCGACTATCACCTGAACATATTATTCATATCATTAACCACGCAGAAGATAAGATCCTTTTCATTGATGAGGATGTCTTGCCTCTAATAGAAAAAATTAAAGATCACCTTAAAACAGTCGAGGCATTTGTTGTAATGACCGACAAAAATGAACTCCCTGAATCTGGACTGAATCCATTATACTCCTATGAAGAATTGCTTAATACCGGTGATCCATCTTACCCATTTATAGAAGCAATCGATGAAAATGAGCCTGCTGGACTGTGCTACACATCTGCTACAACCGGTAAACCAAAAGGAATACTCTATTCACATCGCGGTATCGTATTACACAGCTACGCATTAGGTTTAGCCGATTCTGCTGGTGTTTCGGAATCGGATGTCGCCATGCCTGTCGTACCACAGTTCCATGTGAATGCTTGGGGGATGCCATTTGCCAGTACATGGTTTGGTACTACACAAGTAATGCCAGGACCACGATTCACACCAAAGCGCATCGCAGAATTCATTGAAAAATTTGGCGTTACCATAACAGCTGGTGTCCCAACTATTTGGCTAGGCTTATTACGTGAATTAGAGCAAACAGAGTACGATACATCTAGTTTGCGCGCTGTGCTTTGCGGAGGTTCAGCAGCACCACTCGGCATCATAAAAGCATTTGAAGAAAAACATAACATTCCATTTTACCATGCGTATGGTGCAACGGAGACAACACCACTTGTGACGGTTTCCCGATTGAAGAGCTATCAGCAGGATTTAAGTAGTGAAGAGAAACTGGAAGAACGAGCCCGACAAGGAATTTTGGTTCCAGGTCTGCAAATGAAGGTTATGGGATCGGATGGTGAAGCCAAATGGAATGACGAAGAAATGGGCGAATTACTTCTGCGCGGACCATGGATTGCAAGT
Proteins encoded:
- a CDS encoding MATE family efflux transporter, coding for MQKQHDFTEGNILRQLIVFSGPVMLTSLLQTSYQFADSLWVGNLLGADALGAVSISSMIIFTVLSFVIGLNNAALTILSQQKGQDNEAGLKRYLNAFVVILTVMSISLGTIGFLFSEQLLALMGTPDSMMDQAKSYLQINFLGILFLFGYNFISTVLRALGDSKTPLRFVLLAVIMNIVMNPLFIAVLNLGVEGAAYATIISQGTAFLYGLIYVLYHKLAPFSMPSLPSRSEVGLILNLGIPSGLQMAVISAGSAAIMTVVTTFGGGVVAGFSAAQRLDSLIMLPAQALGISVSSMAGQNIGIRNWSRVSSITKYGILYNFSVMLCIGIIVVLFAEHGVRLFINDEEAVQFGTRYLQIVALCYPFLGINFILNGIVRAAGAMYQVLVLNIISFWVLRYPFTALFSHFFGETGIALGMGSSFLFSSLFAYLYYRFGKWREKELFAKERQ
- a CDS encoding long-chain fatty acid--CoA ligase translates to MMNAPLTVGSMLEHAEKFFPKKQVISQTHDKLHYLNYKEIGQRTRRLMSVLDELGAQKGDRIGTLAWNHHRHLEIYFGAPGIGAVLHTINIRLSPEHIIHIINHAEDKILFIDEDVLPLIEKIKDHLKTVEAFVVMTDKNELPESGLNPLYSYEELLNTGDPSYPFIEAIDENEPAGLCYTSATTGKPKGILYSHRGIVLHSYALGLADSAGVSESDVAMPVVPQFHVNAWGMPFASTWFGTTQVMPGPRFTPKRIAEFIEKFGVTITAGVPTIWLGLLRELEQTEYDTSSLRAVLCGGSAAPLGIIKAFEEKHNIPFYHAYGATETTPLVTVSRLKSYQQDLSSEEKLEERARQGILVPGLQMKVMGSDGEAKWNDEEMGELLLRGPWIASEYYKDDRSESAFVDGWFHTGDVVTVDAEGTIKIVDRTNDLIKSGGEWISSVDIENAIMAHEAVFEASVVAIPDAEWQERPIACVVLNEGASKDKMKEELIEFLRPQFAKFWLPDDILFFDEIPKTSVGKFLKRQLREQVKEQYNLQD